Proteins encoded together in one Streptomyces sp. NBC_01408 window:
- a CDS encoding MFS transporter encodes MTAAPVAAAVAVAEEEAEARAAAGGRRAPLILRNRAFAAVWLGQVLTQAAVRMFQVGVSWWIVAYAVRVAPGLASGLFMAACTLPAVALAPVVAGAVARFAHRSVLRTAAGLAGAASCALALWAYGGGLPVAAVYAAALGLATCQAFFDPCLTTSVPELVDDADIETATGFELSTQSLAGLGGALLGALTVDRAGVAGLAAGCAAAYLGAALLVASARFRTAAAPTTCASGPAAAVPQRRTLRRILGELPYVRRILICFTAANLFTTAVFVVIPLYTRSVLLGGGGTVALLEASLGAGALIGAFTGTRVPGRPTVAGAYCLGLMALALALPGLVSHRLAVAGCLAVAGWCAGAVSVRFVALFQRLVPTADKPGFFAVMQAVLGASLPVASLVFGSAGDYLSPQTLCLVQGLGLVPAAWALALLGSRTPEPVGGER; translated from the coding sequence ATGACCGCCGCACCCGTTGCCGCAGCCGTGGCCGTGGCCGAAGAGGAGGCCGAAGCCCGCGCCGCGGCCGGCGGCCGGCGCGCTCCGCTGATCCTGCGCAACCGCGCCTTCGCCGCCGTATGGCTCGGCCAGGTCCTCACCCAGGCCGCCGTCCGCATGTTCCAGGTCGGCGTGTCCTGGTGGATCGTCGCCTACGCCGTGCGCGTCGCCCCCGGTCTGGCCTCCGGGCTGTTCATGGCGGCCTGCACGCTGCCCGCCGTGGCGCTGGCGCCCGTCGTGGCCGGGGCCGTCGCCCGGTTCGCCCACCGTTCGGTCCTGCGGACCGCCGCCGGCCTGGCCGGGGCCGCCTCGTGCGCCCTCGCCCTGTGGGCGTACGGCGGCGGCCTGCCGGTCGCCGCCGTGTACGCCGCCGCTCTCGGCCTGGCCACCTGCCAGGCGTTCTTCGACCCCTGCCTGACCACCTCGGTGCCCGAGCTGGTCGACGACGCCGACATCGAGACGGCCACCGGCTTCGAACTGTCCACCCAGTCCCTGGCCGGGCTCGGCGGAGCGCTGCTCGGCGCCCTGACCGTCGACCGGGCCGGTGTGGCGGGGCTGGCCGCCGGCTGCGCGGCCGCCTACCTCGGCGCCGCCCTCCTCGTCGCGAGCGCCCGCTTCCGCACCGCCGCGGCCCCGACGACCTGCGCGTCCGGCCCGGCGGCCGCCGTGCCCCAGCGGCGCACGCTCCGCCGCATCCTCGGCGAACTGCCCTACGTGCGGCGGATCCTGATCTGCTTCACCGCGGCGAACCTGTTCACCACCGCCGTGTTCGTCGTCATCCCCCTCTACACCCGCTCGGTCCTCCTGGGCGGTGGCGGCACCGTGGCGCTGCTGGAGGCCTCCCTGGGCGCCGGTGCGCTCATCGGCGCCTTCACCGGCACCCGCGTGCCGGGGCGGCCCACGGTCGCCGGCGCCTACTGCCTGGGCCTGATGGCCCTCGCCCTGGCGCTGCCCGGGCTGGTCTCGCACCGCCTGGCCGTCGCGGGCTGCCTGGCCGTGGCCGGCTGGTGCGCCGGGGCCGTCAGCGTCCGCTTCGTGGCCCTCTTCCAGCGGCTGGTGCCGACGGCGGACAAACCCGGCTTCTTCGCCGTGATGCAGGCCGTACTGGGCGCCTCCCTGCCCGTGGCGTCCCTGGTGTTCGGCTCCGCCGGGGACTACCTCTCGCCCCAGACGCTGTGCCTGGTGCAGGGCCTCGGCCTGGTCCCCGCCGCCTGGGCGCTGGCCCTGCTCGGATCCCGTACGCCCGAACCCGTGGGAGGCGAACGGTGA
- a CDS encoding GNAT family N-acetyltransferase, with protein MRPVITPADCADIAELRQLYYAVYGPHYPVALGTDPAEMARLIADPHSLWLVGRCPDTGALTGSAAIHGEAGSRIGRLEGIAVHPGHRSTGLAAALTGALCAGMLDTGRLDSVYATVRTVSAGPQRVVARNGFRPLGVLPNAVDLRSRESLALYARHSAGVLDRRMPVTEVPAPLLPLLRTAEAALGIGYPGVRAADAPPPTPVPQGAVERLEMIEAPAFVRRRFRERFPGAEGWFYPLHTPNVLLTPEDGRFEVYAYLNRAGGYCSLLTAHPDPAAAAAYLEPVTRALARAGAGYVEALVPLDHQEALSAFLAQGFVAGALYPAMRADGDGFHDYAVLSRSSERIDFRGVAVEPPLQPYLDCYVSAWASTHLPTSSEVAS; from the coding sequence GTGAGGCCCGTCATCACCCCGGCCGACTGCGCGGACATCGCCGAACTGCGCCAGCTCTACTACGCCGTCTACGGGCCGCACTACCCCGTGGCCCTCGGCACCGACCCGGCCGAGATGGCCCGCCTCATCGCGGACCCGCACTCCCTGTGGCTCGTCGGCCGCTGCCCCGACACCGGGGCCCTGACCGGGTCCGCCGCCATCCACGGCGAGGCGGGCAGTCGCATCGGCCGCCTGGAGGGCATCGCCGTACACCCCGGGCACCGCTCGACGGGCCTGGCAGCCGCCCTGACCGGGGCGTTGTGCGCCGGGATGCTGGACACGGGGCGGCTGGACTCGGTGTACGCGACCGTACGGACCGTCAGCGCCGGTCCGCAGCGCGTCGTCGCGCGCAACGGCTTCCGCCCGCTGGGCGTCCTGCCCAACGCGGTGGATCTCCGCAGCCGCGAGAGCCTCGCGCTCTACGCGCGTCACTCCGCCGGTGTGCTCGACCGCCGGATGCCCGTCACCGAAGTGCCCGCCCCGCTGCTGCCGTTGCTGCGCACCGCCGAGGCCGCGCTCGGCATCGGCTACCCCGGGGTCCGGGCCGCCGACGCCCCGCCGCCGACGCCCGTGCCGCAAGGGGCCGTCGAGCGGCTGGAGATGATCGAGGCGCCGGCCTTCGTGCGCCGCCGCTTCCGCGAGCGGTTCCCCGGCGCCGAGGGCTGGTTCTACCCGCTGCACACCCCGAACGTGCTGCTCACCCCGGAGGACGGCCGGTTCGAGGTCTACGCGTACCTCAACCGGGCCGGCGGGTACTGCTCCCTGCTGACCGCCCACCCCGACCCGGCCGCCGCGGCCGCGTACCTCGAACCCGTCACCCGGGCCCTGGCCCGCGCGGGCGCCGGCTACGTCGAGGCCCTGGTGCCGCTCGACCACCAGGAGGCCCTCTCGGCCTTCCTCGCCCAGGGGTTCGTGGCCGGCGCCCTCTATCCCGCGATGCGCGCGGACGGCGACGGGTTCCACGACTACGCCGTCCTGTCCCGTTCCAGCGAGCGGATCGACTTCCGCGGCGTCGCCGTCGAACCGCCCCTCCAGCCCTATCTGGACTGCTACGTGTCGGCCTGGGCGTCGACGCACCTGCCCACTTCATCCGAGGTTGCCTCATGA
- a CDS encoding phenylacetate--CoA ligase family protein, whose protein sequence is MSAQQLSDLIRFARHNSPFYRDLYASLPPHADRLTDLPVVDQQEFWAANSLHDSRVLTGPLSEATVYKTGGTTGAPKFSVYTRDEWRTFVTSFGQGLVDAGLRPGHRVADLFYAGELYASFLFVLDSLAHAPVDNVRLPIGGGAPLESTIPTLRDLAAQVVAGTPTTLCRLAEQVVASGVRLDSVELLLFGGEALFDDQRRLLATAFPRAEARSVGYASVDAGLLGRPVPGSDARVHRAFTPYSVVEILDDSTDEPVTEPGRPGRVVVTSLFRRLMPIIRYPAGDRAEWTGTGPGHFRILGRTEEGVRVGPVSLYTQDAQDAVAAADTAGQVVGMQLVVRRWDGRDGLVLRLATAPGDAGRGAAAGGREALAEAVVAELETVRPLYPDSVRAGFVHPLSVEWARHRDLAVNPRSGKLVRVLDERPTA, encoded by the coding sequence CCAACAGGAGTTCTGGGCGGCCAACTCCCTGCACGACAGCCGCGTACTGACCGGCCCGCTCAGCGAGGCCACGGTCTACAAGACCGGCGGCACCACCGGGGCTCCCAAGTTCTCCGTCTACACCCGCGACGAGTGGCGCACGTTCGTCACCTCCTTCGGCCAGGGACTCGTGGACGCCGGCCTGCGCCCGGGGCACCGCGTCGCCGACCTCTTCTACGCGGGGGAGCTGTACGCCAGCTTCCTCTTCGTCCTCGACTCGCTCGCCCACGCGCCCGTGGACAACGTCCGCCTGCCCATCGGCGGCGGCGCGCCGCTGGAGTCGACGATCCCCACGCTGCGCGACCTCGCCGCCCAGGTGGTGGCCGGCACGCCCACCACCCTGTGCCGGCTCGCCGAACAGGTCGTCGCGTCCGGTGTCCGGCTCGACTCGGTGGAACTGCTGCTCTTCGGCGGCGAGGCCCTCTTCGACGACCAGCGGCGCCTGCTGGCCACCGCGTTCCCCCGCGCCGAGGCCCGTTCCGTCGGGTACGCCAGCGTCGACGCCGGCCTGCTCGGCCGCCCCGTCCCCGGCTCGGATGCCCGGGTGCACCGGGCGTTCACCCCGTACTCGGTCGTCGAGATCCTCGACGACTCCACCGATGAGCCGGTCACCGAACCGGGCCGGCCCGGCCGGGTCGTCGTCACCAGCCTCTTCCGCCGCCTCATGCCGATCATCCGCTACCCCGCCGGCGACCGGGCCGAGTGGACCGGCACCGGGCCCGGACACTTCCGGATCCTCGGCCGCACCGAGGAGGGCGTACGGGTGGGGCCCGTCTCCCTCTACACCCAGGACGCCCAGGACGCCGTGGCCGCGGCGGACACCGCCGGGCAGGTGGTGGGCATGCAGCTCGTCGTCCGCCGCTGGGACGGCCGCGACGGGCTCGTCCTGCGGCTGGCGACGGCCCCCGGTGACGCCGGCCGCGGCGCGGCCGCGGGCGGCCGGGAGGCGCTGGCCGAGGCCGTGGTCGCGGAGCTGGAGACCGTACGGCCGCTGTATCCGGACAGCGTGCGCGCCGGGTTCGTGCACCCGCTGTCCGTGGAGTGGGCGCGCCACCGCGACCTCGCCGTCAACCCGCGCTCGGGCAAGCTCGTCCGGGTCCTCGACGAGAGGCCGACCGCATGA